From a single Lolium rigidum isolate FL_2022 chromosome 7, APGP_CSIRO_Lrig_0.1, whole genome shotgun sequence genomic region:
- the LOC124672778 gene encoding nuclear transport factor 2-like has translation MATESGNSDGSPHPNVVGIAFAQQYYRILNSSPECVHKFYHDESTLGRPDSDGTLTTVTTTDAINEYFLSTELKDCLIELENIDTQPSLAGGVFIVVTGFFTMPDTVKHRFTQSFFLAPQETGGYYVLNDVLRYVREMPSPETNEAFVDHSNGNTQIAPFPAEPETSIKESLDPELPSAESVPVNCEVINPSAETTYVDVEVINPSSENIAVNDEVMDPSVESISVNDKVKTSVGNQNSQIKNGITKIPEAAPAPPASAHKDVIKKSYASIVKTKNESTQPAPVTKSIPRPKPTTKRAENVENSSSVPAKTTHAADTAPPNDRNIFDDQGYSIFVKNLPLDATVEIVEAEFSKFGAIKPCGIQVIHRESEGFSFGFVEFESQQSMYAAIEAAKIRFGSYVSVVQEKRTPRRVINYATHSNNNDNPRDSRVLPGRGLFVNNGSNRDGDNFKGQGAGFVNNGNNRDGDNFSMRNESRNQNEYPGRGRGLQGNDYRQNGNDYRQNRNGYSPNRGGYNQNRDGGYNQNREGGYNQNREGGYNQNREGGQNREGGYNQNREGGYNQNRDGGYNQNRDSYRQNGAGYRQNGNGYHQARPFYNDNGNGRSGRFNGTKQIPVAA, from the exons ATGGCTACGGAAAGTGGGAATTCTGACGGTTCTCCTCATCCGAATGTG GTTGGGATTGCATTTGCTCAACAATACTACAGAATTCTGAATTCGTCACCAGAATGTGTCCACAAGTTCTATCATGATGAAAGTACTCTTGGTCGACCAGATTCTGATGGTACATTGACAACTGTAACAACTACAGAT GCTATCAATGAATACTTCTTATCTACAGAACTGAAGGACTGTTTGATAGAGTTGGAGAACATAGATACTCAGCCATCCCTGGCGGGTGGTGTGTTCATTGTGGTTACTGGATTTTTTACAATGCCTGATACTGTGAAGCATAGATTTACTCAGTCATTCTTCCTTGCTCCACAAGAAACTGGAGGCTATTATGTTTTGAATGACGTGCTTCGATATGTGCGGGAGATGCCATCCCCTGAGACAAATGAAGCTTTTGTTGACCATTCTAATGGAAACACTCAGATTGCCCCCTTTCCAGCTGAGCCAG AAACATCTATCAAGGAGAGCTTGGACCCAGAGCTTCCGTCTGCAGAGAGTGTTCCTGTCAACTGTGAAGTCATAAATCCATCTGCAGAGACTACTTATGTGGATGTTGAAGTCATAAATCCATCTTCAGAGAATATTGCTGTGAATGATGAAGTCATGGATCCATCTGTAGAGAGTATTTCTGTCAACGACAAAGTCAAAACTTCAGTTGGAAATCAAAATTCTCAGATTAAGAATGGTATTACTAAGATACCTGAGGCagcccctgctcctcctgcttCAGCTCATAAGGATGTTATCAAGAAGTCTTATGCGTCGATT GTCAAGACCAAGAATGAGAGCACACAGCCTGCACCAGTTACCAAGTCCATACCTAGACCAAAACCTACAACAAAGAGAGCTGAAAATGTAGAAAATTCTTCATCTGTTCCTGCAAAAACTACCCATGCAGCTGATACCGCGCCTCCAAATGACAGAAATATTTTTGATG ACCAAGGGTATTCAATCTTTGTGAAGAACTTGCCTTTGGATGCAACTGTTGAAATTGTTGAGGCTGAGTTCAGCAAGTTTGGTGCTATCAAGCCTTGCGGTATCCAAGTTATACACCGTGAG TCTGAGGGGTTCAGCTTTGGCTTCGTTGAATTTGAGTCTCAACAATCCATGTATGCTGCAATTGAG GCAGCGAAAATTCGCTTTGGCTCGTACGTGTCTGTTGTTCAGGAGAAACGAACCCCAAGACGAG TTATTAATTATGCCACCCATAGCAACAACAATGACAATCCTCGGGACAGTCGGGTCCTGCCAGGCAGAGGACTTTTTGTGAACAATGGCAGCAACCGTGATGGCGACAACTTCAAGGGACAGGGAGCAGGTTTTGTGAACAATGGCAACAACCGTGATGGCGACAACTTCAG CATGAGGAATGAATCCAGAAATCAGAATGAGTACCCGGGCCGTGGTCGAGGATTGCAGGGTAACGATTACCGTCAGAACGGGAATGACTACCGTCAGAACAGGAACGGATACAGTCCGAACAGGGGTGGCTACAACCAGAACAGGGACGGTGGCTACAACCAGAACAGAGAAGGCGGCTACAACCAGAACAGGGAAGGCGGCTACAACCAGAACAGGGAAGGTGGCCAGAACAGGGAAGGCGGCTACAACCAGAACAGGGAAGGCGGCTACAACCAGAACAGGGACGGTGGCTACAACCAGAACAGGGACAGCTACCGCCAGAACGGGGCTGGCTACCGTCAGAATGGGAACGGATACCATCAGGCACGACCATTCTACAATGACAATGGGAATGGGAGGTCTGGCCGCTTCAATGGTACCAAGCAAATACCTGTTGCTGCATAG
- the LOC124678352 gene encoding protein LONGIFOLIA 1-like, with amino-acid sequence MPPARRALNLNALADDMPDLDRHMGCMAGIFQIFDRQRLLTAAPRGRQPRHKSLPPPPKGRTPPKSSSTNVPAQSSSTPKIILEKTFSKSMTENSSLSIESSRASCSSSSCSSFSSIDASKSVQQETPYINEEPFVQRPLKNSPSLKEASADTKTGQPNEVGFRDIVKDSINRDSGGLTVKTSALEPRKNMQYKDSPRPLLLSKSMDGTYVIGIDRSSKVVPVNVVEPSRRFQEQSRFSCDDRRLLRSAETQEAKKPAPTRAKELPRLSLDSRKESLSPSSRLKNYSYRRTDDSLLDALRPQDSPSHRRSNSVIAKLMGLEEAPDATGMLIADSYETARSPRPAEQTTQSERPSRSPRSACQDQCVSLPKNEPSAPKTKPSPRILTEAAPWRQQERGVSITNSKASQCRDSEVRPRTPSLYADIERRLGGLEFSECNKDFRALRILGALHSKDAKRQNGDDDSESVAVQGQKEDLATTSSRSFESPIVLMKPARTIEKAGLSAAPLAGLRSLRKLQARDSSLDKNESSTNEKIHSRTARAQSKSEEPASRASSPRPTGSSSPRLVQRKAESERRSRPPVSPKSPSKKSNEAASPRGRTRSKPSQVKSNHDNEVSQSPRRRISLAKQVDVSIMDCQKPTVVSSSSVQPNYTAATPAQKSPSLILGSDHRIHSLENVPSPVSVLDTSFYHKSISDSFKDGETHTSDECWNPNSLPDTPQSKTSSEVNQIKPENLEALIQKLEQLQSMNDEAASSKDNQYIYEILLASGLLHKELSFAAMPGQLCPSSCPINPELFLILEQTKPHFISATQAVTGAKKSSDPNMEKLNRRIVFDLVNEIIAQKMNIYSSASGMAKHLRSRKLSGCRLFKELCTEVDRLLSESSAAKCSEEDEAENMLLAEDALYDMKDWGSSDGEIQGMILDIERSIFRDLIDEVIGGEATEKTQAGQSKLRRQLSFSST; translated from the exons ATGCCGCCGGCGAGGAGGGCGCTCAACCTCAACGCGCTGGCCGACGACATGCCGGACCTCGACCGCCACATGGGCTGCATGGCCGGCATCTTCCAGATCTTCGACCGCCAGCGCCTGCTCACCGCCGCGCCCCGCGGGCGGCAGCCGCGACACAAGAGCCTGCCTCCACCTCCCAAAG GCCGGACTCCGCCAAAAAGCAGCAGCACCAATGTTCCAGCGCAGAGCTCAAGTACCCCAAAGATCATTCTG GAGAAAACATTCAGCAAAAGCATGACCGAGAACAGTAGCCTCTCAATAGAGTCATCAAGAGCTTCTTGTTCTTCCTCTTCCTGTTCATCCTTCTCATCAATCGATGCCAGCAAATCAGTCCAACAGGAGACTCCATACATCAACGAGGAACCCTTTGTGCAGAGACCACTGAAGAACTCACCAAGTCTCAAGGAGGCTAGCGCTGACACCAAGACCGGGCAACCGAACGAGGTTGGTTTCAGGGACATCGTGAAGGACTCCATCAACCGGGACTCTGGGGGGCTAACTGTGAAGACTTCAGCTTTGGAGCCAAGAAAGAACATGCAGTACAAAGACTCACCGAGGCCATTGCTTCTTTCCAAGTCGATGGACGGGACCTACGTCATCGGCATCGATAGGAGCAGCAAGGTCGTCCCTGTGAACGTCGTCGAACCAAGCAGGCGTTTCCAGGAGCAGTCACGCTTCTCATGCGATGATCGGCGGCTCCTGCGGTCGGCAGAAACCCAAGAAGCCAAGAAGCCTGCTCCCACACGGGCCAAAGAGCTTCCCAGACTGTCCTTGGACAGCAGGAAAGAATCTCTGAGCCCAAGTTCACGTCTGAAGAACTACAGTTACAGGAGGACCGACGACTCTCTCCTGGATGCTCTTAGACCTCAAGATTCCCCAAGCCACAGGCGGTCCAACAGTGTCATCGCCAAGCTCATGGGATTGGAAGAAGCGCCAGATGCGACCGGGATGCTAATCGCTGACAGCTATGAGACTGCAAGATCACCGAGACCAGCAGAACAAACCACCCAGAGCGAGCGTCCATCGCGTTCGCCCAGGAGCGCTTGCCAGGATCAGTGTGTGTCTCTACCGAAGAATGAGCCTTCGGCACCAAAAACCAAGCCTTCTCCAAGAATTCTCACTGAAGCCGCTCCATGGAGGCAGCAGGAGAGAGGTGTCAGCATCACCAACAGCAAGGCTTCACAATGCCGAGACTCTGAGGTGAGGCCAAGAACCCCTTCTCTGTACGCCGATATAGAGAGAAGGCTCGGTGGTCTCGAGTTCTCAGAGTGCAACAAGGACTTCAGAGCACTCAGAATTCTGGGTGCATTGCATTCAAAGGATGCTAAGCGCCAGAACGGCGACGACGATAGTGAATCAGTGGCTGTTCAGGGGCAAAAAGAGGATCTAGCCACCACCAGTTCCAGAAGCTTTGAGTCTCCCATTGTACTCATGAAGCCGGCAAGAACCATTGAGAAGGCTGGGCTCTCAGCTGCTCCTCTTGCAGGGCTCAGAAGCCTCAGGAAGCTGCAGGCCAGAGATTCATCCCTTGACAAGAACGAAAGCAGCACAAATGAGAAGATCCATTCTCGCACTGCAAGGGCTCAATCCAAGTCTGAAGAACCTGCAAGCAGAGCAAGCTCCCCGAGGCCGACAGGCTCATCAAGCCCCAGGCTGGTCCAGAGGAAAGCAGAGTCAGAGAGGCGGTCCCGGCCCCCAGTCTCACCGAAGTCTCCAAGCAAGAAGTCGAATGAAGCAGCATCCCCAAGAGGAAGAACAAGATCAAAACCTTCTCAAGTGAAGAGCAACCATGACAATGAGGTCTCGCAGAGTCCGAGAAGAAGGATCAGCTTGGCGAAGCAGGTTGATGTCAGTATAATGGATTGTCAAAAGCCTACGGTTGTCAGTTCATCATCCGTTCAACCAAACTACACTGCTGCAACACCAGCCCAAAAG AGCCCTTCTTTAATCCTGGGGTCAGATCACAGGATTCATTCATTGGAGAATGTCCCAAGCCCCGTCTCGGTCCTCGACACATCCTTCTACCATAAAAGTATTTCGGATTCATTCAAAG ATGGTGAGACACATACTTCAGATGAATGCTGGAATCCAAACAGCCTGCCAGACACACCGCAGTCAAAGACGAGCAGTGAAGTCAACCAGATCAAACCGGAAAATCTAGAAGCCCTAATTCAGAAGCTTGAACAACTGCAATCGATGAACGATGAAGCTGCAAGCTCTAAAGATAACCAGTATATCTACGAGATACTCTTAGCATCTGGTCTTCTGCACAAGGAACTCAGCTTCGCAGCGATGCCTGGTCAACTATGTCCATCCAGCTGCCCGATCAATCCGGAGCTCTTCCTCATTCTAGAGCAAACAAAGCCACACTTCATTTCAGCAACCCAAGCTGTTACTGGAGCTAAGAAGAGTTCTGACCCTAACATGGAAAAGCTTAACCGCAGAATTGTATTTGATCTGGTAAATGAAATTATAGCTCAGAAGATGAACATCTATAGCTCTGCAAGTGGAATGGCAAAACATCTTCGGTCAAGGAAGTTAAGTGGGTGCCGACTTTTCAAGGAATTGTGCACAGAGGTTGACAGGCTCTTATCCGAGAGCTCGGCAGCAAAATGCTCCGAAGAGGATGAGGCTGAAAACATGCTACTAGCTGAGGATGCATTGTATGATATGAAAGACTGGGGGAGCTCTGATGGTGAGATACAAGGAATGATTTTGGACATTGAGAGATCCATCTTCAGGGACCTTATTGACGAGGTCATAGGTGGCGAGGCAACAGAAAAGACGCAAGCTGGACAATCAAAATTGCGCAGGCAGCTGTCTTTCAGCAGTACATAA